A window of Haliscomenobacter hydrossis DSM 1100 contains these coding sequences:
- the ubiE gene encoding bifunctional demethylmenaquinone methyltransferase/2-methoxy-6-polyprenyl-1,4-benzoquinol methylase UbiE has product MGQITPYNEQESKTRQVSRMFDRIAPYYDFLNHFLSLGIDRGWRRKAIAEVAQDQPQRILDIATGTADLAIAMAEKLQPQEIIGVDIAPKMLEIGRVKVRDKGLNKIVHLEDGDSQELRFPDNQFDVVTAAFGVRNFEDLGKGLSEMYRVLKPGGKIVVLEFSRPKLFPFKQIFNAYFKYLLPLIGRFTSNDQRAYAYLYESVQVFPEGQELVNIFEKTGFKSNRCTALTLGVCSIYVGFK; this is encoded by the coding sequence ATGGGTCAGATTACCCCTTACAATGAGCAAGAGTCCAAGACAAGGCAGGTTTCCCGCATGTTTGATCGGATCGCTCCTTATTACGATTTCCTCAACCACTTTTTGTCTTTGGGTATCGACCGTGGGTGGCGGCGCAAAGCCATTGCTGAGGTAGCCCAAGATCAGCCTCAGCGCATTTTAGACATAGCCACCGGAACGGCGGATCTGGCTATAGCCATGGCGGAGAAGCTACAACCCCAAGAAATCATCGGGGTAGACATCGCGCCCAAAATGTTGGAAATTGGCCGCGTTAAGGTGAGAGACAAAGGCCTGAATAAAATTGTTCACCTGGAAGATGGTGATTCCCAAGAGTTGCGCTTTCCTGATAATCAGTTTGATGTAGTGACTGCGGCTTTTGGGGTACGCAATTTTGAAGATCTGGGCAAAGGGCTATCCGAAATGTACCGCGTGCTCAAACCCGGAGGCAAAATTGTAGTGCTGGAATTCTCTCGACCCAAACTTTTCCCTTTCAAACAAATATTTAATGCCTATTTCAAATACCTGTTGCCACTAATTGGGCGTTTTACCTCCAATGACCAGCGGGCATATGCGTATTTGTACGAATCGGTGCAGGTATTTCCCGAAGGACAAGAACTCGTGAACATATTTGAGAAAACCGGATTTAAATCTAACCGATGCACAGCATTAACTTTAGGTGTTTGTTCCATTTACGTTGGGTTCAAGTAG
- a CDS encoding outer membrane beta-barrel protein, with protein MFHLRWVQVAIVLILAVGSLSAQKYRGNPNFLDFNQKPYYFGITLGINSSNFKPYRSKQFLMSDSIQTVESVTGPGFNLGIVTNLKMGDYFDFRFLPTLSFAERNINYDKASRFRNFSRRTVESVFVEMPFQVRYKSAPFHDKRVFVIAGVKYSFDVASDSRSKQAETLVRISPSDFQLEYGAGLQFFFPFFIFSPELKISQGIGNTLIYNPALQESTVLEKLLSRTFTISIHFEG; from the coding sequence TTGTTCCATTTACGTTGGGTTCAAGTAGCAATTGTACTGATATTGGCTGTTGGCAGCCTGAGTGCCCAAAAATACCGGGGCAATCCCAACTTCCTGGACTTCAACCAAAAGCCTTACTACTTCGGCATTACTTTGGGCATCAACTCCTCCAATTTTAAGCCTTATCGCTCCAAGCAATTCCTGATGAGCGACAGTATTCAAACGGTTGAATCTGTTACCGGGCCGGGCTTCAACCTGGGGATTGTGACCAACTTGAAAATGGGCGATTATTTCGATTTTCGATTTTTGCCTACCTTATCTTTTGCTGAACGCAACATCAATTACGACAAAGCCAGCCGTTTTCGCAATTTTAGCCGGCGGACGGTGGAGTCGGTTTTTGTCGAAATGCCATTTCAGGTGCGTTACAAATCGGCACCATTCCACGATAAACGGGTGTTTGTCATTGCCGGGGTCAAATATTCTTTTGATGTAGCCAGTGATTCCCGATCCAAACAAGCGGAAACGTTGGTCCGTATTTCTCCCTCGGATTTTCAGTTGGAGTACGGTGCTGGATTGCAGTTCTTTTTCCCCTTCTTTATCTTTTCCCCCGAGTTGAAAATTTCCCAGGGCATTGGTAATACCCTGATTTACAACCCTGCACTACAAGAATCTACGGTGCTCGAAAAATTATTGTCGCGTACCTTCACCATTTCCATTCACTTCGAAGGATAA
- a CDS encoding Re/Si-specific NAD(P)(+) transhydrogenase subunit alpha, translating into MKIGAIKETRPDENRVALSPTVCKQLIKNGFECIIESGAGLNSFFSDEAYVEAGANVISSADEVYRTADVLCKVNPPNEEEIEKLKAGSVLISFVYHLTNQALVEKINARKVSLFSMDAIPRISRAQTMDALSSQANLAGYKAVIIGANETGRIFPMLMTAAGTITPAKVLIFGAGVAGLQAIGTARRLGAVVEVTDIRPETKEEVESLGGKFISFDMGSGVKIEGGYVKEAGEDVLTRQREILKKHLATADIVVTTAQVPGRKAPVLVTEDMVKVMKLGSVIVDMAVEQGGNCALSEVGKAVIKHGVKIVGYTNLPSMLAPNASDSYAKNIFAFVTHLASNEGFKWDMNDEITAGTLICRDGQILKP; encoded by the coding sequence ATGAAAATAGGTGCAATAAAAGAAACTAGGCCAGATGAAAACCGGGTTGCGCTTTCGCCAACTGTATGCAAACAATTGATTAAGAACGGATTTGAATGTATCATCGAAAGTGGTGCAGGATTAAATTCTTTCTTTTCCGATGAAGCGTATGTTGAAGCTGGTGCAAACGTAATTTCTTCTGCCGACGAAGTTTACCGTACTGCTGATGTGCTCTGTAAAGTAAATCCTCCCAACGAGGAAGAAATTGAAAAACTAAAAGCAGGTTCAGTCCTCATTTCTTTCGTTTATCATTTGACCAACCAGGCTTTGGTGGAAAAAATCAATGCGCGCAAGGTAAGCTTGTTCAGCATGGATGCCATACCACGGATTTCCCGCGCCCAAACGATGGATGCCTTGAGTTCACAAGCCAACCTGGCGGGGTACAAAGCGGTAATCATCGGGGCCAATGAAACGGGAAGAATTTTTCCCATGCTCATGACCGCCGCCGGGACAATTACTCCGGCCAAAGTGCTGATTTTTGGTGCAGGGGTAGCGGGCTTGCAAGCCATTGGTACTGCCCGACGACTGGGAGCCGTAGTGGAAGTTACCGACATTCGCCCCGAAACCAAAGAAGAAGTGGAATCCCTGGGGGGCAAATTCATCTCCTTTGACATGGGCTCCGGGGTCAAAATAGAAGGTGGCTACGTCAAAGAAGCGGGTGAAGATGTATTGACCCGCCAGCGTGAAATCCTGAAAAAACACCTGGCCACGGCGGACATCGTCGTGACCACGGCACAAGTTCCGGGCCGCAAAGCCCCCGTTTTGGTGACCGAAGACATGGTCAAAGTCATGAAACTGGGTAGTGTCATCGTTGACATGGCCGTGGAACAAGGGGGCAATTGTGCACTCAGCGAAGTCGGTAAAGCCGTCATCAAGCACGGGGTGAAAATTGTCGGCTATACCAATCTGCCTTCCATGCTGGCCCCCAATGCCAGCGATAGTTATGCCAAAAACATCTTTGCTTTTGTGACCCATTTAGCCAGCAACGAAGGCTTCAAATGGGACATGAATGACGAAATTACGGCAGGTACCCTCATTTGCCGCGATGGTCAAATTTTAAAACCTTAA
- a CDS encoding NAD(P) transhydrogenase subunit alpha: MESIFHFISINQLMIYLVVLMIFVGIELIEKVPSVLHTPLMSGANAIHGVIIIGSIIVMGQAENIFATILGFIAVCLGTLNVVGGFVVTDRMLEMFKKKK, from the coding sequence ATGGAATCTATCTTCCACTTCATCTCTATCAATCAACTGATGATCTATTTGGTCGTCTTGATGATTTTCGTCGGCATCGAACTTATTGAAAAAGTTCCCTCCGTGCTACATACTCCCCTGATGAGCGGAGCCAACGCCATTCATGGCGTCATCATCATTGGCTCAATCATCGTCATGGGCCAGGCAGAAAACATCTTTGCCACCATTCTGGGCTTCATCGCCGTTTGTTTGGGTACCCTCAATGTGGTAGGTGGTTTTGTAGTGACCGACCGCATGTTGGAAATGTTCAAAAAGAAAAAATAA
- a CDS encoding NAD(P)(+) transhydrogenase (Re/Si-specific) subunit beta — translation MKISILDFIYILSAFSFVFGIKLLGKPSTARRGNLIAAAGMTASILGTIFLNESVLPKNYPWIFGALILGTIVGTLMAKRVQMTQMPQMVSFFNGMGGACAALISIVEYNHFLLHPESGDGARVVILLLGLIIGTVSFSGSMIAYGKLEEKIKDFHLPAQQVINMVVLLAIIGLVVGMSMGYITHPGAIYLILGLSVIYGLLFVFPIGGADMPVVISLLNSFTGVATAFGGFLYDNKVMLFGGILVGSAGTLLTVMMCRAMNRSLTNVLLGNFGGGATANGAAKSVTGSIKEVTASDAAVLMKYSKRVIVVPGYGLAVAQAQHVCHELETCLEAEGVEVKYAIHPVAGRMPGHMNILLAESNVDYDKLVEMESINPEFKMTDVVLVVGANDVVNPAAKTDPASPIYGMPILDVEDAANVIVMKRSMRSGYAGIENELFYSPKTRMLFGDAKKMMTELVNELKASA, via the coding sequence GTGAAGATTTCTATCCTCGATTTTATCTATATCCTTTCTGCCTTCAGCTTTGTCTTCGGGATCAAGCTGTTGGGCAAACCCAGTACGGCTCGCCGAGGTAATCTCATCGCTGCCGCTGGTATGACTGCCTCTATTTTGGGTACCATTTTTCTGAACGAAAGTGTGTTGCCTAAAAACTACCCCTGGATTTTTGGCGCACTGATCCTCGGTACCATTGTAGGCACCTTGATGGCCAAGCGGGTACAGATGACCCAGATGCCCCAGATGGTATCGTTTTTTAACGGGATGGGTGGGGCTTGTGCCGCGTTGATTTCTATTGTCGAGTACAACCACTTTTTGCTCCATCCCGAATCAGGTGATGGCGCCCGAGTGGTCATCCTTTTGCTGGGGCTGATCATTGGTACGGTTTCTTTTTCCGGCTCGATGATTGCTTATGGCAAGTTGGAAGAAAAAATCAAAGACTTTCACTTACCTGCGCAACAAGTGATAAACATGGTGGTACTGTTGGCCATCATTGGCTTGGTGGTGGGTATGTCCATGGGGTACATTACACATCCGGGGGCTATTTACCTTATTCTGGGTCTTAGTGTCATTTATGGTTTGTTGTTTGTATTTCCGATTGGGGGAGCCGACATGCCGGTGGTGATTTCCTTATTGAATTCATTTACGGGCGTGGCCACGGCCTTTGGCGGCTTTTTGTACGACAATAAAGTGATGCTTTTTGGCGGTATTTTGGTAGGTTCTGCGGGTACACTGCTCACCGTAATGATGTGCAGAGCCATGAATCGTTCGCTCACCAATGTACTCCTGGGGAACTTTGGTGGCGGTGCTACTGCCAATGGAGCAGCCAAATCGGTTACGGGCTCGATCAAAGAAGTGACCGCCTCGGATGCGGCTGTGTTGATGAAATACAGTAAAAGAGTCATCGTAGTACCTGGCTATGGTTTGGCTGTAGCTCAGGCGCAACACGTTTGCCATGAATTGGAAACTTGCCTGGAAGCGGAAGGGGTAGAGGTGAAGTACGCCATTCACCCCGTTGCTGGACGGATGCCGGGGCACATGAATATCCTGTTGGCAGAAAGTAATGTGGACTATGACAAGTTGGTGGAAATGGAGAGCATCAATCCAGAGTTCAAAATGACCGATGTGGTACTCGTAGTCGGTGCCAACGACGTGGTGAACCCTGCGGCCAAAACCGACCCTGCTTCGCCGATTTACGGCATGCCTATTCTGGATGTTGAAGATGCAGCCAATGTGATCGTGATGAAACGCAGCATGCGCTCAGGATATGCAGGGATTGAAAATGAACTGTTTTATTCCCCAAAAACGCGGATGCTCTTTGGTGATGCCAAAAAAATGATGACCGAATTGGTCAATGAGTTAAAGGCCTCAGCATAA
- a CDS encoding c-type cytochrome: MRTTMLFYSLIALLAACNSPAPKPDEDTLVNADFTPLEIDLENLLQEGKFPKDTLITITYDHFFKQKKRFKAYPLAAILKPLLAQVKDTSNLRITFTCIDGYAPNMNLSKVMEHEGYLAVQDLDQPEGKDWADSLANKFRPYYLVWQGIGKTDETFAWPYGVAEIRIASFIYDFADAYPMHNKAAQKGFTLYQLHCMKCHSINMVGGVMGPEFNYPKSITTYWEKEDIWNFLRNPQSYRYSAKMPGLPDLPKKEFEEIYTYLVAMQGKKPQE, translated from the coding sequence ATGCGCACTACTATGCTCTTCTACAGCCTGATAGCCCTGTTAGCAGCTTGTAATTCTCCAGCCCCAAAGCCGGATGAAGACACCCTGGTCAATGCCGATTTTACCCCCCTGGAAATAGACCTGGAAAATTTGCTTCAGGAAGGAAAATTCCCCAAAGACACCCTCATCACCATCACATACGACCATTTTTTTAAGCAAAAAAAACGCTTCAAAGCCTATCCCCTGGCGGCCATCCTTAAGCCATTACTGGCGCAAGTCAAAGACACCAGTAACCTGCGCATCACCTTCACCTGTATCGATGGATATGCCCCCAACATGAACTTGAGTAAAGTGATGGAACACGAAGGTTATCTGGCGGTACAAGACCTGGATCAACCCGAAGGAAAGGATTGGGCCGATTCACTGGCCAATAAATTTCGGCCTTATTACCTGGTATGGCAAGGCATCGGCAAAACGGACGAAACCTTTGCCTGGCCATATGGCGTGGCCGAAATCCGTATTGCTTCTTTCATTTACGACTTTGCCGACGCGTATCCTATGCACAACAAAGCTGCCCAAAAAGGTTTTACACTGTATCAACTCCATTGTATGAAATGCCATTCCATCAACATGGTGGGCGGAGTGATGGGGCCGGAATTCAATTACCCCAAAAGCATCACTACATACTGGGAAAAAGAGGACATTTGGAACTTTTTGCGCAATCCGCAATCGTACCGCTATAGCGCCAAAATGCCCGGCCTGCCAGATCTTCCGAAGAAGGAATTTGAGGAGATTTATACATATTTGGTGGCCATGCAGGGCAAAAAACCACAAGAGTAA
- a CDS encoding pyridoxal-phosphate dependent enzyme yields MDYHQNILSTIGNTPMVQLHKVVAEVPALVLMKVETFNPGHSIKDRMALKMVLDAEARGDLRPGGTIIECTSGNTGMGLAITAAVKGYKCIFTTTDKQSKEKMDLLRAIGAEVIVCPTNVESDDPRSYYSVASRLSKEIPNSYWCNQYDNLSNRQAHYESTGPEIWRQTDGKITHMITGVGTGGTISGTGRYLKEQNPEVKIWGIDTYGSVLKKFHETRQFDEKEIYPYITEGIGEDIIPKNIDFDIIDHLEKVSDKDGALMARRLAREEGIMLGYSAGSALAGLLQLKDQLTADDIVVVVIHDHGSRYVGKIYNDDWMRERGFLDTELRVKDIIARKQDTSFYTVQKEDTVRQAFDLMKSHDISQVPVVHNEAIVGSISENVVLNFLLENPLRNAERPVADIMVEALPIVDEYLPFSQLRNYISKQIPAVLARDKAGVYHIITQYDIIQTV; encoded by the coding sequence ATGGATTACCACCAAAACATTCTCTCCACCATCGGCAATACGCCCATGGTTCAACTCCATAAAGTTGTGGCCGAGGTACCCGCATTGGTATTGATGAAAGTAGAAACGTTCAACCCCGGCCACTCCATCAAAGACCGGATGGCGCTCAAAATGGTACTGGATGCCGAAGCGCGGGGAGACTTACGTCCAGGAGGAACCATCATTGAATGCACTTCCGGCAACACCGGAATGGGTCTGGCCATCACCGCTGCGGTGAAAGGCTACAAATGTATTTTCACCACGACCGATAAACAATCCAAAGAAAAAATGGACCTCCTGCGGGCCATCGGCGCCGAGGTCATCGTTTGTCCAACCAATGTGGAATCCGACGACCCGCGCTCCTACTATTCCGTAGCTTCCCGCCTGAGCAAGGAAATTCCCAATAGCTATTGGTGCAATCAGTACGACAACCTCTCTAACCGGCAAGCGCATTATGAAAGTACCGGGCCGGAAATTTGGCGACAAACCGATGGTAAAATCACCCACATGATCACCGGAGTAGGTACCGGAGGAACCATTTCGGGTACGGGTCGCTATTTGAAAGAGCAAAACCCGGAGGTCAAAATTTGGGGCATTGACACTTACGGTTCCGTGTTGAAAAAATTCCATGAAACCCGCCAATTTGACGAAAAAGAGATTTACCCCTACATCACCGAGGGCATTGGAGAAGACATCATTCCGAAAAACATCGATTTTGACATCATCGACCACCTGGAAAAAGTGAGCGATAAAGATGGTGCCTTGATGGCCCGCCGCCTGGCGCGGGAGGAAGGCATTATGCTGGGGTATTCTGCCGGTTCTGCGCTGGCTGGCTTATTGCAACTGAAGGATCAATTGACCGCCGATGACATCGTTGTGGTGGTGATTCACGACCACGGAAGTCGCTACGTCGGCAAAATTTACAACGACGATTGGATGCGTGAACGGGGCTTTTTGGATACCGAGTTGCGGGTCAAAGACATCATTGCCCGTAAGCAAGACACGTCGTTTTATACGGTTCAAAAAGAGGATACGGTACGCCAGGCCTTCGATTTGATGAAAAGTCACGATATTTCGCAGGTCCCTGTAGTGCATAACGAAGCTATTGTTGGCTCAATTTCTGAAAATGTGGTGCTCAACTTTTTGCTGGAAAACCCATTGCGCAATGCCGAACGCCCCGTGGCCGATATCATGGTAGAAGCCTTACCCATAGTCGATGAGTATTTGCCGTTTAGCCAATTGCGGAATTACATCAGCAAACAAATTCCGGCGGTTTTGGCGAGGGATAAAGCGGGGGTGTACCACATCATCACACAGTACGATATTATTCAGACGGTTTAA
- a CDS encoding LysM peptidoglycan-binding domain-containing protein, with translation MWKILFLLLPGYVFATGDSLRYLTPRDTIILSVGANDAKIFEHKIEKGQTIFSLARFYGLKMDALRYLNPSLNFDAVSPKQRIKIPIPNRAIIRYREAKFNPRLYTPVYYRVKKGDNLFRLSKVYFRMPEDTIKARANLKSGALQPGQLIHIGWMNPQGVPADWQTTQPLPPSLQKAADLKQHFETYSKNPKKKEFKHQGIAVWQKEAPAARNYYALHDKAPINSILEIHNPVTKRTVYAEVLGKIPATAYSTNVVVILSPNTAKLLGAKDANFFVKIKYYK, from the coding sequence ATGTGGAAAATACTATTTCTCTTGTTGCCCGGTTATGTTTTTGCAACCGGCGACAGTTTGCGCTATTTGACTCCACGTGATACCATTATTCTGAGCGTTGGTGCCAATGATGCAAAAATCTTCGAGCACAAAATTGAAAAGGGACAGACCATTTTTTCACTCGCCAGGTTTTACGGACTAAAAATGGATGCCCTGCGCTACCTCAATCCGAGTCTCAATTTTGACGCAGTAAGCCCCAAACAGCGCATCAAAATACCGATTCCCAATCGCGCCATCATTCGTTACCGCGAGGCAAAATTTAACCCCAGGCTCTATACGCCCGTGTATTATCGGGTCAAAAAAGGGGACAATCTGTTTCGTTTGAGCAAGGTGTATTTCCGCATGCCCGAAGATACCATCAAAGCCCGGGCGAATCTGAAAAGTGGGGCGCTACAACCGGGTCAACTCATCCATATTGGTTGGATGAATCCGCAAGGAGTACCTGCTGACTGGCAAACAACCCAGCCCCTACCCCCTTCACTACAAAAAGCCGCCGACCTCAAACAACATTTTGAAACCTACTCCAAAAACCCCAAAAAGAAGGAATTCAAACACCAGGGCATCGCCGTTTGGCAAAAGGAAGCACCCGCAGCACGCAACTATTATGCGCTGCACGATAAAGCGCCGATAAATTCTATCCTCGAAATACACAACCCCGTTACCAAAAGAACCGTTTATGCAGAAGTATTGGGCAAAATACCCGCTACTGCGTACTCCACCAACGTGGTGGTGATCCTTTCGCCAAACACCGCAAAATTGCTGGGCGCAAAGGATGCTAACTTTTTTGTGAAAATAAAATATTACAAATAG
- the kdsB gene encoding 3-deoxy-manno-octulosonate cytidylyltransferase, with the protein MKTLGIIPARYASTRFPGKPLADLNGKSLIQRVYERVAAAPALDDVMVATDDQRIYDHVLSFGGKVQMTSAEHQSGTDRCAEISRNFPDFEVVLNVQGDEPFLAYEQIERVANPLRRGLAQIATLAMPIADAADLFNPNVVKVVFNAQKLAMYFSRSTIPHLRGLPEADWLAQGCHYRHIGLYGYLRSTLLEIAPLPLADLERFEALEQLRWLYHGKSVYVELTDQAIIGVDTPEDLEKARTFLDT; encoded by the coding sequence ATGAAAACTCTTGGTATTATCCCTGCGCGTTATGCTTCTACCCGTTTTCCCGGCAAGCCTTTGGCAGACTTGAATGGCAAGTCGCTGATTCAACGGGTCTACGAAAGGGTAGCCGCAGCGCCGGCATTGGATGACGTGATGGTGGCCACTGACGATCAGCGGATTTACGACCATGTCCTGTCTTTTGGTGGTAAAGTCCAGATGACCAGTGCCGAGCACCAAAGTGGTACGGATCGTTGCGCAGAAATTTCCCGGAATTTCCCGGATTTTGAAGTGGTACTGAACGTTCAGGGGGATGAGCCTTTTTTGGCTTATGAACAAATTGAACGGGTGGCCAACCCGCTGCGCCGAGGTCTGGCCCAGATTGCTACCTTGGCCATGCCCATTGCGGATGCTGCAGACCTGTTTAATCCCAATGTGGTTAAGGTGGTCTTCAATGCCCAAAAGCTGGCCATGTATTTTAGCCGCAGCACCATTCCACACCTGCGCGGACTTCCTGAGGCAGATTGGTTGGCCCAGGGCTGTCATTACCGGCACATTGGTTTGTACGGGTATTTGCGGTCAACACTACTGGAAATCGCTCCTTTGCCCTTGGCGGATTTGGAGCGTTTTGAAGCATTGGAACAGTTGCGCTGGTTGTACCACGGCAAATCCGTTTACGTAGAACTCACCGATCAGGCCATTATTGGGGTGGATACACCCGAAGATTTGGAGAAAGCACGCACCTTTTTGGACACTTAA
- a CDS encoding DUF2252 family protein, translated as MKIYLKTPEFDQEKLIRSYLHPDKGLFFYFRHMCMRMQAHFTTLIPHEKIPKVFIHGNPHTENYLITDQGAGMADFDRSRIGAYAWDIVRFLCSLSLKRIENNTPFLNATVLEYFREGYMRGFEVHKTPYKEASKSIDRANFDVWYNSTREYLDAEVKWAKEMRKSPLNVHNKVLVKILEGYLKSRKEEDLLKEYEIEEAGKAKGTFGNKRILLVLRPKKNQSKDKILLELKTVYEDPDTQHYFNPFKHHGLRMIKASELYAPLVEQGLGYATYKGQEYWGRQIPHRSAKIKDKLNEFEQVDIAYSVATQLGRAHRKSLQKDMKPDVLMKHFQLHYDHFIGLAIQMNQELIQGHQKYVELYHNKYSPSLIIAEEAENGLELI; from the coding sequence ATGAAAATTTACCTAAAGACACCTGAATTTGATCAGGAAAAATTGATTCGCAGCTATTTGCATCCAGACAAGGGCTTATTTTTCTACTTCCGCCACATGTGTATGCGCATGCAAGCCCATTTCACCACGCTCATACCGCACGAAAAGATACCCAAAGTATTTATTCACGGGAATCCACACACAGAAAACTACCTGATCACTGATCAAGGGGCCGGTATGGCTGATTTTGACCGTTCGCGAATAGGGGCTTACGCGTGGGACATAGTGCGCTTTTTATGCTCTTTGTCTTTAAAAAGGATAGAAAACAATACCCCTTTTTTAAATGCAACGGTATTAGAGTACTTTCGTGAAGGCTATATGCGGGGATTTGAAGTACACAAAACCCCGTACAAAGAAGCTTCCAAATCAATCGACCGGGCCAATTTTGACGTGTGGTACAACTCTACCCGCGAATACCTGGACGCAGAAGTGAAGTGGGCCAAAGAGATGCGCAAATCACCACTCAATGTCCACAATAAAGTGCTGGTGAAAATTTTGGAAGGCTACCTCAAAAGCCGTAAAGAAGAAGACTTGCTCAAAGAATACGAAATTGAGGAAGCAGGTAAAGCGAAGGGTACTTTTGGCAACAAAAGAATCTTGTTGGTGCTGCGACCAAAGAAAAACCAGTCCAAGGACAAAATTCTGCTGGAGCTCAAAACCGTATACGAAGATCCGGATACCCAGCATTATTTCAACCCCTTCAAACACCACGGCTTGCGCATGATCAAAGCATCGGAGTTGTATGCCCCTCTTGTGGAACAAGGGTTGGGCTACGCTACCTACAAAGGCCAGGAATATTGGGGCCGCCAAATTCCCCACCGCAGCGCCAAAATCAAGGACAAACTCAACGAATTTGAGCAAGTCGACATTGCTTATTCCGTAGCCACCCAATTGGGAAGGGCTCACCGCAAGTCCTTGCAGAAAGACATGAAGCCGGATGTGCTCATGAAACATTTCCAACTGCACTACGATCACTTCATTGGGCTAGCCATCCAGATGAACCAGGAGTTGATCCAGGGCCATCAAAAATACGTGGAATTGTACCACAACAAATACAGTCCCAGCCTGATCATTGCCGAAGAGGCCGAAAATGGATTGGAACTTATTTAG
- a CDS encoding sulfite exporter TauE/SafE family protein, producing MAAGIYVVLALGTLLASVISAIFGLAGGTLVFALLSWGLDAKQAIPLHSGVQVVGNLARFTAFWPYIQWRVVGFFAILLLPGAWLGGLLYNYFDPILLEFMVGAFIFLSIFMPEGKMGSTKPWMFVVLGFLSSFLGMIVAVTGPFIASFFVLNNIGKEALIATKSVCQALTQIVKTGVFFFSVGFDFGEYQWLLIALCTATILGTFIGRWLMEKISQKRFNQINRILLAVIALGMWIDAFKHWLF from the coding sequence GTGGCAGCAGGAATATATGTGGTTTTGGCGTTGGGCACCTTGCTGGCGTCGGTTATTTCCGCCATTTTTGGTTTAGCCGGGGGCACCCTCGTCTTTGCCCTGCTGAGTTGGGGCCTGGATGCCAAACAAGCCATTCCATTACACAGTGGGGTGCAAGTGGTGGGCAATTTGGCACGTTTCACCGCATTTTGGCCCTATATTCAATGGCGGGTAGTGGGCTTTTTCGCCATTCTGTTGTTGCCCGGAGCCTGGCTGGGTGGATTATTGTACAACTATTTTGATCCCATTTTGCTCGAATTTATGGTAGGGGCTTTTATTTTTCTGAGCATTTTTATGCCTGAAGGAAAAATGGGTTCCACCAAGCCCTGGATGTTTGTTGTGTTGGGCTTTTTGTCCAGCTTTTTGGGCATGATTGTAGCCGTTACCGGACCGTTCATCGCCTCTTTTTTTGTACTCAACAACATTGGCAAGGAAGCCTTGATCGCGACCAAATCGGTTTGCCAGGCCTTGACCCAAATCGTCAAAACCGGCGTTTTTTTCTTCTCGGTTGGTTTTGATTTTGGCGAGTACCAGTGGCTGTTGATTGCCCTCTGCACCGCAACAATTCTGGGCACCTTTATTGGCCGCTGGCTGATGGAAAAAATTTCCCAAAAAAGATTCAACCAAATCAACCGCATCCTGCTGGCGGTCATCGCCCTTGGCATGTGGATAGACGCCTTCAAACACTGGCTGTTTTAA
- the cdd gene encoding cytidine deaminase, which produces MVELKLQVEYRCYASTTELPLEYVALLDCAKKALVKSYSPYSGFKVGAAILLEDGTLVQGANQENASYPLCLCAERNALAVANIQHPQQKIKAMAVVAEKDDIFVSPCGACRQVIWENEQRNQTPILMLIQGPQGSVYSFTSIGDLLPFGFSGADLL; this is translated from the coding sequence ATGGTAGAGTTGAAATTACAAGTAGAGTATCGTTGTTATGCATCAACGACAGAACTTCCACTTGAGTATGTAGCGTTGTTGGACTGTGCAAAAAAAGCTTTGGTCAAATCGTATTCGCCTTATTCAGGATTCAAGGTTGGTGCCGCAATTTTACTGGAAGATGGAACCCTGGTGCAGGGAGCCAACCAGGAAAATGCGTCTTATCCTTTGTGCCTCTGTGCCGAACGAAATGCCCTTGCCGTGGCAAATATACAGCATCCTCAGCAAAAAATTAAAGCAATGGCGGTCGTAGCGGAAAAAGATGACATTTTTGTCTCCCCCTGCGGTGCTTGTCGACAGGTGATTTGGGAAAATGAGCAGCGCAATCAAACGCCCATCCTGATGCTGATTCAGGGACCCCAGGGCAGTGTTTACAGCTTTACATCGATTGGGGATTTGTTGCCTTTTGGGTTTAGTGGAGCGGATTTATTATAA